In Paenibacillus durus, the DNA window TCGATTTTCATAGCACCTTCCGACAAAAAAGCAAATTCCATGCTGCTCTCCCGGGTTTCCCATTCGTCCGGGGGCCGGCTGATGATCTCGGCTATGCGAAGCTGGGTTGGAGCCATTACGGAAGCCGCGATAACCGCTTCTTCATTGCCCTCCACTCCCGCGTGAGCCATGCCTCTCAGCGCCCCGAGAATAAAAATATCTCCGGTGCAGGTAATCGTGCCGCCGGGATTCACGTCTCCGAGAAAGAGCAGATCTCCCTTATGATGCAGCACCTGGCCGGACCTAAGGATGCCGCTCATCACGAACATCGAACTTCCGCTCTCCGGTTTCGGGGCATTCTGCGCCTCGATCGAACGGATCAGCAGATTGCCCGGTTTGCGCAATATCTCCAGCACCGCTTCCTTTTCTTCCTCTGTTACCGAACGGCTGCCAAGCTTGACATCCACATGCACG includes these proteins:
- the minC gene encoding septum site-determining protein MinC, which codes for MTVISKHVRIKGIKDGLVFLLDDKCPFEELLDELRYKLEHSHQNILTGPIVHVDVKLGSRSVTEEEKEAVLEILRKPGNLLIRSIEAQNAPKPESGSSMFVMSGILRSGQVLHHKGDLLFLGDVNPGGTITCTGDIFILGALRGMAHAGVEGNEEAVIAASVMAPTQLRIAEIISRPPDEWETRESSMEFAFLSEGAMKIDKIHNLVKLRRDLNVFKGV